A stretch of Paenibacillus mucilaginosus 3016 DNA encodes these proteins:
- a CDS encoding complex I subunit 4 family protein produces MPDNLPVLSLITFSPLIGVLLLLFIPKTQGQWIKTVAVLTTVVPLLLSGWLYYDFNANLEGMQFKEEVPWILVPLNKETLSGLTSFFYQFNYVMAVDGLSLPLVFLTALVALMAALASVYIKKRWKTYFILFLLLETGMFGVFMAQDLFLFFVFFEVTLIPMFFLIGIWGYMDRERAANKFLIYNGLGSAIMLIAFLILVTTAGFIQTAAGGGTSIHYSGDINVITENLFQNAQSYVNQNDPSGNNPFFLSETMKWALFVLLLVAFGIKLPIFPFHTWMLKVHTEAPPSIVMIHSGILLKMGAYGLIRFGILLFPQQAVAWAGVLAVLGVINILYGAVLAFVQKEFKLVLAYSSISHMGIVLLGIAAFNTVGLEGAIFQLVSHGLISALMFLLVGSIHERTGTTELGSLGGLAKSIPFISGILLVAGMASLGLPGLSGFVSEFLAFLGLFESHPVITAVGALGIILAAVYVLRGVLSITYGPLQEGLPEMRDARLIEAVPMITLVAFIVVLGIYPAVLSGPLHQTVSSFDQFIHSVAKIGG; encoded by the coding sequence ATGCCGGATAACTTGCCTGTCTTGTCTCTGATTACGTTCTCACCACTCATCGGTGTGCTTCTGCTGCTCTTCATACCGAAGACCCAAGGCCAGTGGATCAAAACGGTGGCAGTGCTCACCACGGTAGTACCGCTGCTGCTGTCCGGTTGGCTGTATTACGATTTTAATGCCAACCTGGAAGGCATGCAGTTCAAAGAAGAAGTCCCCTGGATTCTTGTCCCGCTGAATAAGGAGACGCTGAGCGGACTGACGTCCTTCTTCTATCAGTTTAACTATGTGATGGCTGTCGACGGACTCTCGCTTCCGCTGGTCTTCCTGACCGCTCTCGTCGCCTTGATGGCGGCTCTGGCTTCCGTGTACATCAAGAAGCGCTGGAAGACGTACTTCATTCTCTTCCTGCTGCTGGAGACGGGTATGTTCGGCGTCTTCATGGCTCAGGACCTGTTCCTCTTCTTCGTCTTCTTCGAGGTTACCCTGATTCCCATGTTTTTCCTTATCGGGATATGGGGGTATATGGACCGGGAGCGGGCAGCCAACAAGTTCCTGATCTACAACGGGCTGGGCTCGGCGATCATGCTGATTGCCTTTCTGATCCTGGTCACCACCGCAGGCTTCATCCAGACGGCGGCCGGCGGCGGAACCTCCATTCATTACTCCGGTGATATCAACGTCATTACGGAGAACCTGTTCCAGAACGCGCAGTCCTATGTCAACCAGAATGATCCCTCAGGAAACAATCCGTTCTTTCTGAGCGAGACGATGAAGTGGGCGCTGTTCGTTCTCCTGCTCGTGGCGTTCGGCATCAAGCTTCCGATCTTCCCGTTCCATACGTGGATGCTCAAGGTACATACGGAAGCGCCGCCGTCCATCGTCATGATTCACTCCGGCATTCTGCTCAAAATGGGCGCCTACGGCCTCATCCGTTTTGGGATCCTGCTCTTCCCGCAGCAGGCCGTCGCCTGGGCCGGCGTATTGGCGGTACTCGGCGTCATCAACATCCTGTATGGTGCGGTGCTCGCCTTCGTCCAGAAGGAGTTCAAGCTTGTTCTGGCTTACTCGAGTATCAGCCATATGGGGATCGTGCTTCTCGGCATTGCAGCCTTCAACACGGTAGGACTGGAGGGCGCGATCTTCCAGCTCGTCTCCCACGGTCTGATCTCCGCGCTGATGTTCCTTCTGGTCGGCAGCATCCATGAGCGGACGGGAACGACAGAGCTTGGGAGCCTCGGCGGACTGGCCAAAAGCATCCCGTTCATCTCGGGCATTCTGCTTGTGGCGGGGATGGCCTCGCTGGGACTGCCGGGCTTGTCAGGCTTCGTGAGCGAATTCCTGGCTTTCCTCGGGCTGTTCGAATCGCATCCGGTGATCACCGCCGTCGGTGCGCTGGGTATTATTCTCGCTGCCGTCTACGTGCTTCGAGGGGTGCTCAGCATCACGTACGGCCCGCTTCAGGAAGGGCTGCCCGAGATGCGCGATGCCCGGCTGATCGAAGCCGTGCCGATGATCACACTGGTTGCGTTCATCGTGGTGCTGGGGATCTACCCCGCCGTGCTGAGCGGACCGCTGCATCAAACCGTAAGCAGCTTCGACCAATTCATCCACAGCGTCGCGAAGATAGGGGGGTAG
- a CDS encoding NADH-quinone oxidoreductase subunit N — protein sequence MESPLQLLTAADLALLAPELTLVAASVVLALLDLVLPKSSSRHVLGWLSFVSILLSAYFVVSMLHPAEPKQLLQFSYRVDDFAGVLKLVLLAGAGLITFMSIGSVKEEDIPHLGEFYYLILPATLGGMIMASSGELITLFVGLELLSITSYILVAMRKRNLQSNEGAFKYIVLGGISSAIILYGMSFLYGMTGSTVIAEINAGLGQASQGMLPLMYLSFFLLLAGFGFKVAAAPFHMWAPDVYQGAPTPVTAYLAVVSKAAAFAILFRVIYNVFGVGELMGQPFQQDVLLSLMVVAAIAMVAGNFVALRQSNLKRLLAYSGVANSGYLLVPIATHFSLVHYSNFSEFAFYLIAYLFMNIGIFAVLMILEGATGDSELKSLAGLYYRAPWTAVATVLLVLSLAGLPLSGGFFGKLYIMFGTMQTQHYWLAAVLIGTSVVSFYYYFGFIRQMFMRSNEEAGETRIPLTLGITMWLCAGASLLLGVIPHVVLGYIDSIFSLTKDLFFMF from the coding sequence GTGGAATCTCCATTACAGTTACTTACCGCCGCGGACTTGGCCCTGCTCGCTCCGGAGCTGACCCTGGTCGCCGCCAGCGTGGTGCTGGCCCTGCTGGACTTGGTGCTGCCGAAGAGCAGCAGCCGTCATGTCCTCGGCTGGCTGTCCTTCGTCAGCATCCTGCTCTCCGCTTACTTTGTCGTCTCCATGCTGCATCCGGCCGAGCCGAAACAGCTGCTTCAGTTCAGCTACCGGGTCGATGACTTCGCGGGTGTGCTGAAGCTCGTGCTTCTGGCGGGAGCGGGACTGATCACGTTCATGAGTATCGGTTCCGTGAAGGAAGAGGATATTCCGCATCTAGGCGAGTTCTACTATCTCATCCTTCCGGCTACGCTCGGCGGCATGATCATGGCCTCCTCCGGAGAGCTCATCACCTTGTTCGTGGGACTGGAGCTGCTCAGCATTACTTCTTATATTCTCGTGGCCATGCGCAAAAGGAATCTCCAATCGAACGAAGGGGCCTTCAAGTACATCGTGCTCGGGGGCATCTCTTCGGCGATTATCCTGTACGGCATGTCTTTCCTCTACGGGATGACCGGATCGACGGTGATCGCCGAGATCAATGCGGGGCTGGGCCAAGCATCGCAGGGCATGCTGCCGCTCATGTATCTGAGCTTCTTCCTGCTCCTGGCCGGTTTCGGGTTCAAGGTGGCTGCGGCGCCGTTTCATATGTGGGCGCCGGATGTATACCAGGGGGCGCCTACCCCGGTTACCGCCTATCTGGCGGTCGTCTCGAAGGCAGCGGCCTTCGCCATCCTGTTCCGGGTGATCTACAATGTCTTCGGTGTAGGCGAGCTGATGGGCCAGCCGTTCCAGCAGGACGTGCTGCTGAGCCTGATGGTGGTGGCGGCCATTGCGATGGTCGCGGGGAACTTTGTCGCGCTGCGCCAGTCGAATCTGAAGCGGCTGCTCGCCTACTCGGGCGTAGCCAACTCGGGGTACCTGTTGGTGCCGATCGCGACACATTTCTCGCTCGTGCACTATTCCAACTTCTCGGAGTTCGCCTTTTACCTGATCGCTTACCTCTTCATGAACATCGGCATCTTCGCGGTACTGATGATCCTCGAGGGGGCGACGGGAGATTCGGAACTGAAAAGTCTGGCGGGCCTGTATTACCGGGCGCCCTGGACGGCGGTGGCGACAGTGCTGCTCGTGCTTTCGCTGGCGGGTCTGCCTCTCTCGGGAGGCTTCTTCGGGAAGCTGTACATCATGTTCGGCACGATGCAGACGCAGCATTACTGGCTGGCCGCCGTTCTGATCGGCACCAGCGTCGTCTCGTTCTACTATTACTTCGGATTCATCCGCCAGATGTTCATGCGCAGCAACGAGGAAGCAGGGGAGACCCGTATTCCGCTGACCCTTGGCATAACCATGTGGCTGTGTGCCGGTGCGAGCCTGCTTCTCGGGGTCATCCCGCACGTGGTGCTCGGCTATATCGACAGCATCTTCTCGCTGACGAAGGACCTGTTCTTCATGTTCTGA
- a CDS encoding DUF1146 family protein — MDYVDQMNASMGLKGVINIAVVLVFIGFSWWALQELKLEAILKRPRSAAAKTLQIFLSIALGYQVARFVIDYLDWSTWFSKMF, encoded by the coding sequence ATGGATTATGTCGATCAAATGAATGCGTCCATGGGACTTAAGGGTGTCATCAACATCGCCGTGGTTCTTGTGTTCATCGGGTTTTCCTGGTGGGCCCTTCAGGAATTGAAGCTGGAAGCGATCCTGAAGCGTCCCCGGAGCGCAGCGGCCAAAACGCTGCAGATCTTCCTCTCCATTGCCCTCGGTTACCAGGTCGCTCGGTTCGTGATTGATTACCTGGACTGGTCGACATGGTTCTCCAAGATGTTCTGA
- a CDS encoding S8 family serine peptidase — protein sequence MNATKWKLSTLTSLTCLALCLTFTQAARGAEASDPLAAKQTYLGPTGMTKAWDISKGAGGVTIAIVDTGVDLNHPDLKGNLVPGVNLIQPGQPPADDNGHGTNVAGIIGAAGGNDKGIAGMLWQARIMPVKALEADGSGGETMLGEGIRYAVDHGAKIVVLSLGLNKYSDYLSEIVKYAESKDVLLVAATGNEGNRVKYPAAYPTVLAVGGMTAGGAVDTRSNTGPEVDVVAPWNVFTTALGGSYEAKDGTSMAAPQVAAAAALLWERYPQMKAHQIRQWVRQTAQDLGPAGWDPGTGYGLLRVDRLLSERIAEDMYEPNDRKDQAKTVSNAKSVTASFASGTDADWYVIDAQYDGTVSLSFAMDSSMTVSAQHTDASGVLSAKTVQGGGAVTFPVSKGRSYVQLQLKDRGQAEAVPYRMTTSFEIYRDAFEDNDRQFKASVLPSRTLTVKGTFHQTGDTDWYEFPVPESGSMRIRLTSDTARIDPVLLVQKQGEKSVTVDYGDDGAEEGYELTEVFPGSYYIRVTNVKEYANAVVGEYTLKIEYDAKLADPNEPNNKSYQATVVSLDTPYTGLLDKPNETDWFQFRVEQESRVGIGLTDIPAGVSLYMHLYDGSMRSIASSMNEQGSAVQSLTGRLEPGTYYVKLTSSVPFDNRMYELTVEAKPLLGGYTDVSGHWAQSAILTLSGRGVINGYEDYLFQPDRPITRAEATAVLTRAYGLTKEKEIAYSDLGSGHWAYTYIARAAQAGIIEGYPDRTFAPDQPVSRMEMTAMLARGAGMSGKRRGAVPFTDVDESYWGTGLLKQMKAEGLIGGYADGTFRPDQQATRAEFVQLLAGMLK from the coding sequence ATGAACGCTACTAAATGGAAGCTGTCGACGCTAACGTCGTTAACTTGTCTCGCACTATGTCTGACCTTTACCCAAGCGGCCAGAGGGGCTGAAGCAAGCGATCCCCTGGCTGCCAAGCAAACGTACCTCGGACCGACCGGGATGACCAAGGCATGGGACATCTCGAAGGGAGCCGGGGGCGTGACCATCGCCATTGTGGACACGGGCGTGGATCTGAATCACCCGGACCTCAAAGGCAACCTGGTCCCCGGCGTGAACCTCATCCAGCCGGGACAGCCTCCGGCGGACGATAACGGCCACGGCACCAATGTGGCCGGGATCATCGGCGCCGCAGGCGGCAATGACAAGGGCATCGCGGGGATGCTCTGGCAGGCCCGCATCATGCCGGTGAAGGCACTGGAAGCCGACGGCTCGGGCGGAGAGACGATGCTCGGCGAAGGAATCCGCTACGCGGTGGATCATGGAGCCAAGATCGTCGTTCTGTCGCTGGGACTCAACAAGTATTCCGATTACCTCAGCGAGATCGTCAAGTACGCCGAGTCCAAGGATGTGCTGCTTGTCGCGGCGACCGGGAACGAAGGCAACCGGGTCAAGTACCCCGCCGCTTATCCTACAGTGCTCGCCGTCGGCGGCATGACGGCCGGCGGCGCCGTGGACACCCGTTCCAACACCGGCCCCGAGGTCGATGTGGTGGCCCCTTGGAATGTGTTCACCACGGCGCTTGGCGGCTCGTACGAAGCCAAGGACGGCACGTCCATGGCGGCTCCGCAGGTGGCTGCGGCAGCAGCCTTGCTGTGGGAACGATACCCGCAGATGAAGGCCCACCAGATCCGCCAGTGGGTGCGTCAGACGGCACAGGACCTCGGTCCGGCCGGCTGGGACCCCGGGACAGGCTATGGCCTGCTGCGGGTCGACAGGCTGCTCAGCGAACGGATCGCAGAGGATATGTACGAGCCGAACGACCGCAAGGACCAGGCGAAGACAGTCTCGAACGCCAAGTCCGTTACGGCCTCGTTCGCCAGCGGCACCGACGCCGACTGGTATGTCATCGATGCGCAGTATGACGGCACCGTAAGCCTGTCTTTTGCTATGGACAGCAGCATGACGGTCAGCGCACAGCACACCGATGCCTCGGGCGTGCTGTCGGCCAAGACGGTACAGGGCGGGGGCGCCGTGACGTTCCCGGTATCCAAAGGCCGCAGCTATGTGCAGCTGCAGCTGAAGGACCGGGGACAGGCGGAGGCCGTGCCCTACCGGATGACGACCTCGTTCGAGATCTATCGGGATGCGTTCGAGGATAATGACCGCCAGTTCAAGGCTTCCGTGCTGCCGTCCCGTACCTTGACGGTCAAGGGGACGTTCCACCAAACCGGCGATACGGATTGGTACGAATTCCCGGTGCCCGAATCGGGATCCATGCGGATCCGCCTCACGTCGGACACCGCCCGCATCGACCCTGTCCTGCTCGTGCAGAAGCAGGGGGAGAAGTCGGTCACGGTGGACTATGGGGATGACGGGGCCGAGGAGGGCTATGAGCTGACGGAGGTGTTCCCGGGATCTTACTATATCCGGGTGACCAACGTGAAGGAATACGCCAATGCGGTCGTGGGCGAGTATACGCTGAAGATCGAGTATGATGCGAAGCTGGCGGATCCGAACGAACCGAACAACAAGTCGTATCAAGCCACGGTGGTCTCCCTGGATACGCCTTATACCGGGCTGCTCGATAAGCCGAATGAGACCGACTGGTTCCAGTTCCGGGTGGAGCAGGAGAGCCGGGTCGGCATTGGGCTGACGGACATTCCGGCCGGGGTCAGCCTCTATATGCACCTGTACGACGGCTCGATGCGGTCGATCGCCTCGTCGATGAACGAGCAGGGCTCGGCTGTCCAGTCGCTAACGGGCAGGCTCGAGCCGGGAACGTACTATGTGAAGCTGACCTCCAGCGTGCCGTTCGATAACCGCATGTATGAGCTCACGGTGGAAGCGAAGCCGCTGCTCGGCGGGTATACGGATGTGAGCGGCCACTGGGCCCAAAGCGCTATCCTGACCCTGTCCGGCCGGGGAGTGATCAACGGCTATGAGGACTATCTGTTCCAGCCGGACCGGCCGATTACCCGGGCGGAGGCCACGGCGGTGCTTACGCGCGCTTACGGCCTCACGAAGGAGAAGGAGATCGCCTACAGCGATCTTGGCAGCGGCCACTGGGCCTATACATACATCGCCCGGGCAGCGCAGGCCGGGATTATCGAAGGCTATCCCGACCGGACCTTCGCGCCCGACCAGCCGGTATCCCGCATGGAGATGACCGCGATGCTGGCCAGGGGCGCCGGTATGAGCGGCAAGCGGAGGGGGGCAGTTCCTTTCACCGACGTGGACGAATCGTACTGGGGGACGGGACTGCTCAAACAGATGAAGGCCGAAGGGCTGATCGGCGGCTACGCGGACGGCACATTTCGTCCGGACCAGCAGGCAACGCGTGCGGAATTCGTTCAGCTGCTGGCCGGGATGCTCAAATAA
- a CDS encoding MarR family winged helix-turn-helix transcriptional regulator, producing MDQNAKLLQLDNQLCFAIYATSREITKLYQPFLERLGLTYPQYLAMMVLWERQECSVKELGEALYLDSGTLTPLLKRLEASGLVTRNRSAEDERVVRIGLTEQGKALREQAAIVPQALMEQTCLSAAEFEGLLQQFKSLLKRVHEAGGRTGNGDRG from the coding sequence ATGGACCAGAATGCCAAACTTCTGCAGCTGGACAATCAGCTCTGCTTTGCGATCTATGCCACATCTCGTGAAATCACCAAGCTGTATCAGCCGTTCCTCGAGCGGCTCGGCCTTACGTATCCGCAGTACCTGGCCATGATGGTCCTGTGGGAGCGGCAGGAGTGCAGTGTCAAGGAACTCGGCGAAGCCCTCTATCTCGACTCCGGCACGCTGACACCGCTGCTGAAGCGGCTGGAGGCTTCGGGGCTCGTCACCCGCAACCGTTCCGCCGAAGACGAGCGGGTCGTGCGCATCGGCCTCACGGAGCAGGGGAAGGCTCTGCGCGAGCAGGCTGCGATCGTGCCGCAGGCCCTGATGGAGCAGACCTGTTTGTCGGCCGCCGAGTTCGAGGGCCTGCTTCAGCAGTTCAAGTCGCTGCTGAAGCGCGTGCACGAAGCCGGCGGCCGTACGGGTAACGGGGACCGGGGGTAG